A single region of the Cucumis melo cultivar AY chromosome 3, USDA_Cmelo_AY_1.0, whole genome shotgun sequence genome encodes:
- the LOC103488128 gene encoding MADS-box protein SVP isoform X3 — protein MAREKIKIKKIDNLTARQVTFSKRRRGLMKKAEELSVLCDAEVALLVFSATGKFFEYSSSSIKDVIARYNLHSSNLGKLEYPSIGLQAEDSNHVRLNKEVEEMSQQLRQMRGEDLQGLNLEDLKQLERKLEVGLTRVLHTKEKKIMSEIDALELKGARLMEENKMLKQQWWKKEFRRNPPPTSIAATAALLPTTTAPTPLSN, from the exons ATGGCGAGGGAGAAAATCAAGATAAAGAAGATTGATAACCTAACGGCGAGGCAGGTCACGTTCTCTAAGCGACGGCGAGGGCTTATGAAGAAGGCCGAGGAGCTCTCAGTCCTGTGCGACGCCGAAGTTGCGCTCCTCGTCTTCTCTGCCACCGGAAAGTTCTTTGAGTATTCTAGCTCCAG CATTAAAGATGTTATAGCTAGATATAATTTGCACTCTAGTAACCTTGGAAAGTTGGAATATCCATCCATCGGGTTGCAG GCTGAAGATAGCAACCACGTCCGATTGAATAAGGAAGTTGAAGAAATGAGCCAACAACTTAG gcAGATGAGGGGAGAGGATCTTCAAGGATTGAACTTAGAAGATTTGAAGCAATTGGAAAGAAAGCTTGAAGTTGGTCTCACACGAGTTCTTCACACCAAG GAAAAGAAGATTATGAGTGAAATTGATGCGCTTGAGCTTAAG gGAGCGAGGCTGATGGAAGAAAATAAGATGCTTAAACAGCAg TGGTGGAAGAAGGAGTTTCGTCGGAATCCGCCGCCAACGTCTATAGCTGCAACAGCGGCCCTCCTGCCGACGACGACAGCTCCGACACCTCTCTCAAATTAG
- the LOC103488128 gene encoding MADS-box protein JOINTLESS isoform X2 produces MAREKIKIKKIDNLTARQVTFSKRRRGLMKKAEELSVLCDAEVALLVFSATGKFFEYSSSSIKDVIARYNLHSSNLGKLEYPSIGLQAEDSNHVRLNKEVEEMSQQLRQMRGEDLQGLNLEDLKQLERKLEVGLTRVLHTKEKKIMSEIDALELKMLRLSNERLMAVLVDSSDVRVVVEEGVSSESAANVYSCNSGPPADDDSSDTSLKLGPPCPN; encoded by the exons ATGGCGAGGGAGAAAATCAAGATAAAGAAGATTGATAACCTAACGGCGAGGCAGGTCACGTTCTCTAAGCGACGGCGAGGGCTTATGAAGAAGGCCGAGGAGCTCTCAGTCCTGTGCGACGCCGAAGTTGCGCTCCTCGTCTTCTCTGCCACCGGAAAGTTCTTTGAGTATTCTAGCTCCAG CATTAAAGATGTTATAGCTAGATATAATTTGCACTCTAGTAACCTTGGAAAGTTGGAATATCCATCCATCGGGTTGCAG GCTGAAGATAGCAACCACGTCCGATTGAATAAGGAAGTTGAAGAAATGAGCCAACAACTTAG gcAGATGAGGGGAGAGGATCTTCAAGGATTGAACTTAGAAGATTTGAAGCAATTGGAAAGAAAGCTTGAAGTTGGTCTCACACGAGTTCTTCACACCAAG GAAAAGAAGATTATGAGTGAAATTGATGCGCTTGAGCTTAAG ATGTTAAGGTTGTCGAATGAGAGATTAATGGCTGTGCTTGTGGATTCCTCCGACGTTCGTGTAGTGGTGGAAGAAGGAGTTTCGTCGGAATCCGCCGCCAACGTCTATAGCTGCAACAGCGGCCCTCCTGCCGACGACGACAGCTCCGACACCTCTCTCAAATTAGG GCCTCCTTGTCCAAATTGA
- the LOC103488128 gene encoding MADS-box protein SVP isoform X4 — protein sequence MAREKIKIKKIDNLTARQVTFSKRRRGLMKKAEELSVLCDAEVALLVFSATGKFFEYSSSSIKDVIARYNLHSSNLGKLEYPSIGLQAEDSNHVRLNKEVEEMSQQLRQMRGEDLQGLNLEDLKQLERKLEVGLTRVLHTKEKKIMSEIDALELKWWKKEFRRNPPPTSIAATAALLPTTTAPTPLSN from the exons ATGGCGAGGGAGAAAATCAAGATAAAGAAGATTGATAACCTAACGGCGAGGCAGGTCACGTTCTCTAAGCGACGGCGAGGGCTTATGAAGAAGGCCGAGGAGCTCTCAGTCCTGTGCGACGCCGAAGTTGCGCTCCTCGTCTTCTCTGCCACCGGAAAGTTCTTTGAGTATTCTAGCTCCAG CATTAAAGATGTTATAGCTAGATATAATTTGCACTCTAGTAACCTTGGAAAGTTGGAATATCCATCCATCGGGTTGCAG GCTGAAGATAGCAACCACGTCCGATTGAATAAGGAAGTTGAAGAAATGAGCCAACAACTTAG gcAGATGAGGGGAGAGGATCTTCAAGGATTGAACTTAGAAGATTTGAAGCAATTGGAAAGAAAGCTTGAAGTTGGTCTCACACGAGTTCTTCACACCAAG GAAAAGAAGATTATGAGTGAAATTGATGCGCTTGAGCTTAAG TGGTGGAAGAAGGAGTTTCGTCGGAATCCGCCGCCAACGTCTATAGCTGCAACAGCGGCCCTCCTGCCGACGACGACAGCTCCGACACCTCTCTCAAATTAG
- the LOC127148486 gene encoding uncharacterized protein LOC127148486 produces MTPEEEQLKIASGELFENFRSSTIIQSKNGGSKRVREVVNDEDELKKSKKQKSKIKMKKAIRNLQDRVAVVEGQLNTIKSDIDELKGLMSTILKHIGLQRKGDEGDHKVSEGLEDEHIEVKKKGDEDVLEKKVDIGLEEPIDVVDDEDVIEIEPFPTQRPHVRPARRKRASVYLSTPFTTLPKRSLTSTTSTSESEAIVYDPMHKILDVHLDRLRAWITDKRTDDELRETFHGKKSKAFFRDLFMCRRWLSDEHLDALFLFIRLKIKAAGIPSSQNFTTADTIFMRILVSKWPLYKECIKENRPFDWDEEYRLVDYVVGSKVDFQDPWASVDYVYSPFNVHGNHWVLLCLDLVSCQVKVWDSLPSLTTAEEMTNILLPIRQLVPKLLDSTGFFDRRGRSSTYKEPWPVVIVDPIPLQRNNCDCGVFAIKYFEYIAAGVGLDTLCQENMSYFRKQLAFQVWTNQHSYVLKY; encoded by the exons atgacacctgaagaggagcaattgaaaattgcttcaggtgaactttttgaaaacttccgctcatctaccattattcagtcgaagaatggtggttcaaaaagagtacgagaagttgttaacgatgaagatgagttgaaaaagagtaagaaacagaagtccaagattaagatgaaaaaggctattcgaaatctccaagatcgagtagcggttgttgaaggccaacttaatactataaaatccgatattgacgaattgaagggcctgatgtcaaccatattgaagcacattggacttcaaagaaag ggtgacgaaggggaccacaaggtgtccgaaggcttggaggatgaacacattgaagttaaaaagaag ggtgacgaagatgtgttggagaagaaggttgatattggtttagaggagccaatagatgtcgttgacgatgaggacgtcatagagatagaaccatttcccactcaacgaccacacgttcggcccgcccgtaggaagcgtgcaagtgtttacctatcaaccccattcacaactctacctaaacggtctctgacatcaaccaccagcacctctgagtctgaagcaattgtttatgatcctatgcacaaaatacttgacgtccatttagatagacttcgagcgtggattacagacaagcgtacagacgatgagctgcgtgaaacctttcatgggaaaaaatcgaaggcttttttcagagacttgtttatgtgtcgccggtggttgtcggatgag catttggatgcactttttcttttcattcgcttgaagattaaggcagccgggataccttcttctcagaacttcacaactgcggacacaatctttatg cgcattttagtttcgaagtggcccctatacaaagaatgtattaaagagaatcgcccgtttgactgggacgaagagtataggttggttgactatgttgtcgggtcaaaagtggacttccaagatccttgggcaagtgttgattacgtttactctccattcaatgtccatggcaaccattgggttctattatgcttggatttggtaagttgtcaagtgaaggtatgggattcgcttccgtcacttacaactgccgaagagatgacaaacatattactgcccattcgacagttggtgccaaagttgttagatagtactggcttctttgataggagaggtagatcatcgacatacaaggaaccttggccagttgtcattgttgacccaattccacttcaacgaaataattgtgattgtggcgtattcgcaattaagtattttgagtacatagctgctggtgttggtttagatacattatgtcaagaaaacatgtcatactttagaaaacaattagcatttcaagtATGGAccaaccaacactcctatgtattgaaatattaa
- the LOC103488128 gene encoding MADS-box protein SVP isoform X1 codes for MAREKIKIKKIDNLTARQVTFSKRRRGLMKKAEELSVLCDAEVALLVFSATGKFFEYSSSSIKDVIARYNLHSSNLGKLEYPSIGLQAEDSNHVRLNKEVEEMSQQLRQMRGEDLQGLNLEDLKQLERKLEVGLTRVLHTKEKKIMSEIDALELKGARLMEENKMLKQQMLRLSNERLMAVLVDSSDVRVVVEEGVSSESAANVYSCNSGPPADDDSSDTSLKLGPPCPN; via the exons ATGGCGAGGGAGAAAATCAAGATAAAGAAGATTGATAACCTAACGGCGAGGCAGGTCACGTTCTCTAAGCGACGGCGAGGGCTTATGAAGAAGGCCGAGGAGCTCTCAGTCCTGTGCGACGCCGAAGTTGCGCTCCTCGTCTTCTCTGCCACCGGAAAGTTCTTTGAGTATTCTAGCTCCAG CATTAAAGATGTTATAGCTAGATATAATTTGCACTCTAGTAACCTTGGAAAGTTGGAATATCCATCCATCGGGTTGCAG GCTGAAGATAGCAACCACGTCCGATTGAATAAGGAAGTTGAAGAAATGAGCCAACAACTTAG gcAGATGAGGGGAGAGGATCTTCAAGGATTGAACTTAGAAGATTTGAAGCAATTGGAAAGAAAGCTTGAAGTTGGTCTCACACGAGTTCTTCACACCAAG GAAAAGAAGATTATGAGTGAAATTGATGCGCTTGAGCTTAAG gGAGCGAGGCTGATGGAAGAAAATAAGATGCTTAAACAGCAg ATGTTAAGGTTGTCGAATGAGAGATTAATGGCTGTGCTTGTGGATTCCTCCGACGTTCGTGTAGTGGTGGAAGAAGGAGTTTCGTCGGAATCCGCCGCCAACGTCTATAGCTGCAACAGCGGCCCTCCTGCCGACGACGACAGCTCCGACACCTCTCTCAAATTAGG GCCTCCTTGTCCAAATTGA
- the LOC127148487 gene encoding uncharacterized protein LOC127148487 gives MTSTSTSTDGPFYKINPSHHFYSLVSCLSHLEKTTHNIKAKLKPDQLALFRKTKFGHFLDLNIVFNGPLIHYLLLREVEDEGKDSISFLLGGVVCTFGRREFNIVTGLWGPKEDYIQLGGNSRLLEKFFKDKDCVYVSDLEDIFLEYEGDDDDIVKLALVYFIEISLLGKDRRTKVDIGFLKIADDWNSFNNYDWGRIVFVRTLSALKRALDKQYAKGKKKSTQTKKYTINGFPHALQVWAYESIPTIIGCGVDKVNDHAIPRMLRWVCQQSPKSQTISQVFDSPMVSSKQ, from the exons atgacatcgacttcaacatcgaccgacggacccttctacaagattaatccttcccatcatttttattccctagtaagctgtttgtctcatttggaaaagacaacacataatattaaggccaaactcaaacccgatcaattagccttatttaggaaaacaaagtttgggcactttttggacctaaatattgtcttcaatgggccactcatccactacttactgttaagggaggtggaagatgaaggaaaggattctataagtttcctactagggggcgttgtttgtactttcggtaggagagagtttaacatcgtaactggactatggggtcctaaagaggactatattcagttgggtgggaacagtcgactgttggagaagtttttcaaagacaaggactgtgtttacgttagcgacttagaagatatatttttggaatacgagggtgatgacgatgatatcgtcaaattagctttagtctactttatagagatatctttgttgggaaaagataggcgaaccaaagtggacattggttttttgaagattgctgatgattggaattcatttaataattatgattggggtcggattgtttttgtacgcacgctaagtgcattgaaaagagccttggacaagcaatatgccaagggaaagaagaaatcaacacagacaaaaaaatatactatcaatggatttccgcatgcattacag gtttgggcatatgagtctataccaaccatcattggatgtggtgtagataaagtaaacgatcatgccataccacgaatgctgaggtgggtgtgccaacaatcaccaaagtcccaaactataagccaggtgtttgactcgccaatggtaagtagcaagcaatag